GCCGAGAGGATGAAGTCGGTGCGCACCGCGCCCTTGATCTTCTCCTTCTCGAGCGCCACGAGGTCCACCTTCGGATCGGCCACGGCCTGGACCAGCTCGTTGTGATGGGCCTCGTCCTCGTGCTGGCTGTGCAGGAACTTGTGCGCCAGCTTCTCGAAGCCCTCGAAGCAGAGGTACAGGCCGCCCACCATCAACAGCGGCGTCACCGCCCGAGGGATGAAGGCGCTGATGGCCAGCGCCGCGGGCACCAGGATGGCCTTGTTGAGCATCGAGCCCTTGGCCACGGCCCACACCACCGGCAGTTCCCGGTCGGCGTTGACGCCGGTGACCTGCTGGGCGTTGAGCGCCAGGTCATCGCCCAGCACCCCGGCGGTCTTCTGTGCCGCCACCTTGGTCATCACCGACACGTCGTCCAGGAGGGTGGCGATGTCGTCGATCAGGGCGAGCAGGCTGGATCCGGCCACGGTGAAGGCTCCTTACGGCGAGAGGTAGGCGCGCATCCTAATGTCCCCGGGCGGGGATGCCACCGGCATCCGCCGTCATTCGTCACCCCAGGCCCACTACCGCCCCGCCTGAGGGAGGAGTCCGGCCACCCAGCGCTCGGCCTCCTCGGGGGTGGAGAAGGTGAGCACGGACGTGGGCAGCGGCAGGACCGCCAGGATGGCGCGGAGAGCCAGCCGGGCCAGGGGCGAGGAGAGGATGATTCCCGCGCCCAGGATCCGCTCGCGCAGGTGGGCCTCATGCGTCTTGAGCCACGCCAACTGACGCTGGCGCTGCTCCTGATCCATGGACATCCGTGAGATCTGGCGCAGGTCGATGAGGAGGATGAGCTTCTGCTCGGCGCGCTCGAGGTGCCCGCCCAAGGTCACGAGGAACGCCTCGTACTCCTCGGGGGAAAGGGCCCGGGGAAACCCGAGGGAGAGCAGGGGCCATCTCGAACTGTCGAAGAGGACTCGGTCTGTGGTGGACATGCGCGGGGAACGCAGTATGCCAGGGAGGCACCTCGCGGGGCGATGACCAACGCGCCCCGGCAACTCCACCATGATCATCCGCCCTCGTCCCACCGCCTGGCAGTTGCTCTACATCCTGCGCGGCTCGGTGCTTCCCCGCGTGCTGCCTCAAGTGCTGGGCATCGCGCTGATGTCCGGCCTCGCGGTCTGGGCCATCCAGAAGGATTGGCTCCACCTGCCCTCCAGCACGGCCGTCCCCATGTCCCTGCTGGGGCTCGCGCTCTCCATCTTCCTCGGCTTTCGCAACAACGCCAGCTACGACCGCTGGTGGGAGGCGCGCAAGCACTGGGGCGCGCTCATCATCGAGCTGCGCTCCCTGGCCCGTGATGCCGTGGCCCTGCTCGACGACGGCGCGGACCCGGGGACTCCCGTGCGAGGACGTCACGACGCTCGGAGGCTCGTCCACCGCGGCATCGCCTTCGCCCATGCCTTCGCCGGGTATCTGCGCGGGCACGACGAAGGCGACAACCTCGCCCGCTACCTCGCTCCCGACGAGCTGGCTCGGGTCCAGGCCAGCATCAGCCCGCCGGATGCGTTGCTGCGCGAGATGGCCCAGGAGCTCGCCTCCCTGCGGCGCACGGGCCGACTCACCGACATCACCTGGCAGACCTTGAACGAGCGCGTCGGTGGGCTGTCCACGGTGCTCACCGCCTGCGAGCGCATCCGCTTCACCCCCCTGCCCTTCGCCTACACGGTGCTCCTGCACCGCACCGCCTACCTGTTCTGCCTGCTGCTGCCCTTCGGACTGGCGGAGCTGCTCGGGTGGATGGCCCCGGTGCTCGCCGCCGTCCTGGCCTATACCTTCTTCGGGCTGGATGCGCTGGGAGACGAGCTGGAGAACCCCTTCGCCCACGTGCCCAACGGACTGCCCCTGCTGGCCATGGCCCGGACCGCGGAACGGGGACTGCTCGAGGCCCTGGGCGAGCCCGTTCCCGAGCCGCTGCGGCCTCAGTCCTACCTGTTGATGTGAGAAGGTCTCTTCCCACGCATGTCCGACTCGAAATCCAAGCGTGGAACCCGCCCGGGGGCGGCGAAGCCGGCGAAGAGCCCGCGGTCCTCGGCCACCGTGATCCACGAAGAGCCCTCGCCGCTCGGGACGGTGTTCGTGGTGGACACGGGCGACCTGCGCACGCTGCGCTTCGACAGTCCCCGGGGCGCCATCCAGAGCGCGCTGCGCAAGAGCGATCCCCTCGCGGTGCCCACGAGCTACGTGCGGGTGGCCACCGCCGGGCTCGCGCTCACCCGGGGGCGCTCGCGCGTCCTGGTGGTGGGACTCGGGGGAGGCGCCTTCCCCCGGCTGTTGCACCGGTGCCTGCCCCGGACGCGGGTGGACGTGGTGGAACTCAACCCCGTGGTGGTGGAGGTGGCCCGGCGCTACTTCCACGTCCACGAGGACGAGCGGCTGCACATCCAGCTCGGGGACGCGGCCCACTTCATGGAGGAGCGCGGGCCGCTCTATGATCTCATCCTCCTCGACGCGTTCGCGGGCGAAGGGACGCCGGAGCACCTGAAGGAGACGCTCTTCCTCGAGACGGTGCGGCGCCGGTTGCTGCCGGGAGGCGTCGCCGTGCTCAACATCGCCCTGGAGGATCCGGCGAAGGTGGCGTGGCGGGTGCGGACCTTCGCCGGGTGCTTCGAGGACTGCGCGATGCTGCGCGGCGCGTCGGAGTACATCAACCTGCTCCTGGTGGGCACCCAGGAGCCCCTTCCCCCCGAGCCCCAATTCCGGCGGCAGTTGTCCCAGCTCGCGCGTGAGATGGGGTTTCCCTCCCTGGCGCGCAGCGTGGTGTCCTTCGCGCGCGCCCTGGAGGGGTGAGGGCCGGCCTCAGAGGAAGCGGTACGAGGTCACCGTGAACACGGGGCCGACCATGGCGACGGTGAGCGCGTCGCGGTCCACGTCCCCGTGCGCCTCGATGCGCTGGCCATCCTTCTTGATCTTCCGATCCCCGCCCGCGAGCTGGTAGGTGCGGCCGTCATCGCCCTCCAGCACCCAGACACCCGTCTCGATGTCGCGGAACACCACGCGTCCGGTGAGCTTCATGGCGACTCCCGGCGCAGCATGGCGCGCGAGATGAAGAGGCAGATGAGCACGTTCACCACCAGCCAGGGCCGGGCCATGAAGGTGAAGGGCATCCACGCCAGCGCGGGCGCCTTGACCCACGCGGTGTAGGCGAGGAAGCCGGCGAAGCCCAGCGCGAGCCCGCCCAGCGCGGGGCGCAGACCCTTGAACTTGATGGCGAAGATGGAGAGCACCAGGGGGATGAGCGCGCTGTAGAAGAGCGGGCTGACCGTACGGGTGCCGAAGATGATGCGCTGCCAGTCGGGAATGGGCAGCCAGGCCACCTGCACCACCTCGCCCGCCGCGCCCGGGACACCACCCACCCACGAGCGGAGGAAGAACGCCCCCACGGTGGCCAGCACCAGCGGCACGAGGAAGCTCGGACGCAGGAGGATGTTGAGGTAGCCCGGGCGCTCGCGCCCGCGCAGCGTCAGCAGCACCACCGCCAGCAGCGCCAGGGCCCACCACAGCGACGGCCAGCGCGAGCTCGCGCCACCCAGCGCCTTGAGCGAGGCCTCGGCATCCAGCAGACCGTGGCCGTACTCCTCCGACCAGGCCTGCCCGCCCACGCGCGAAGCGCCCGCGAACAGGGCCCGCTCCACCTCGTCCGGTCCGCTGGCGCCCTCGGCGTAGAGCAGCGCCGCCACCGCCGCCACATGGGGGGTGGCCATGCTCGTGCCCTGATAGGCGGCATACACGGAGCGCGAGACGTCGCGTGGATCGATCGTGTTCTGCAGGATGCCGCCCGCGTCGCCCTGGCGCTTGTCTCCACCCGGCGCCGCGATGTCCAGCTCCCGGCCATAGGACGAGTAGGGAGCACGCACGCCGCCCGGGCCCACCGCGGCCACCGCCACCGCGCCCGGATAGGCCGCGGGGAACTCCACCCGCGGACGGCCCGCGTTGCCCGCCGCGGCCACCACCGTGACGCCCTTCTTCCGGGCATACGCCACGGCGTCCGCCATCACCTGCGAGTAGCCCCCACCACCCAGGGACATGTTGATGACCTGGGCGCCATTGTCCGCCGCGAAGCGGATGGCATCGGCGATGTCCGCCGACGTGCCAGAGCCGAAGTGGTTGAGCACCTTCACCGGCATCAGCGTCGCCTCGAACGCCACGCCCGCCACGCCCACCCCGTTGTTCGTCGCCTGCGCGATGGTGCCCGCCACGTGCGTGCCATGCCCATGGTCGTCATTGGCGTGCGTGTCGTCGCCGACGAAGTCATACCCCTTCTTGAACCGGATGCCCTTGAGGTCCGGCACCTGCTTGAAGTCGTCGTAATCCTCGTAGGCGATGCCCGTGTCCAGCACCGCCACCACCACGCCCTTGCCGTGGCTGCGCAGCCACGCCTGGGGCATGTGGATCATCCGCAGGTTCCACTGCCGGGGATACTCGGGATCATTCGGTGTGAAGCCCTCCTTGTCGAGCGCCGGCGCTGGCTCCTCGAACACGGCCTCCTCGCCCACGGGCACCCGGTACACGCGCAGCGGCTCGGCGGACTCCACGGCCGGGTGCTGGCGGATGGCCTCGAGCACCGCGTCCACGTCCTCCACCCCGTGCGCGATCGCCACGCCCGAGCGCGGCCCCTCCACGGAGTTGTACGTGAGATCCACCCCCCACTCCGCCTCCCAGGCATCGATCTCCTCCTGCGAGGTGCCATCCTTGAAGTCCACCACGATGCCGTGGGGATCCTCCTCCGACAGCACGCGCCGCGAGGTGTCCGCCTCGAGGGCCGTTCGCTCCGCCGTCTCCGCGGACTCCGGGGGCGATGCGCAGGCCACCAGCGCCAGGGCCAACACCGCGTTCGCCAGGATCCAACGCTTCATGGGCATGGGTGCTCCTTCGTGACGACCCCTACGAACGAACCGCGGAACGATTGGGTCTCACTCGAATCTGCTCGTTTTCCCGCCCGGAGGACAAGCCGTCATCCGGCCGGGGAGCGCCAGTGGATTCAATGGTTTACGCGGCATCGGTCAGTTGCCCGACAGCCGCTTCAACCAGGCACGCACCTGCTTGCCCACGATCGGGAGGGCATGGTGGAGGTGCGCGCCCGCCCCTTCCACGACTTCCAGGGTACCGCCCGCCGCGTCCACCGCCCGGGCCAGCTCGGCGCGCGGCAGGGTGGCGTCCAGCTCACCCACCACCACGAGCAGCTCCCGCCCCAGGCCCGTCAGCTCCCCGGGCGTCACCCCACGCGGACTCACCAGACACAGGCCCGCCACCCCGGAATGCCTCGCCCGCAGCCCCAGCGCCACCCGGGCACTGCCATGCATCGCGGCCACCGCCGCCGTGGGGGCCTGGGCGTTCTCCAACACCACCGTCAACGCGGCCTCGGCCTCGTCGATGAGGGCCGCGCCCGTGCCGCGCTCACCCTGGCTGCCGCCGACGCCGCGGTAGTTGAAGCGCAGCGTGGCATGGCCCGCCGTGGCCGCGGCGAAGGCCAGCTCCGCCCCGATGACATGATCCATGCCGCCTCCCTCCTCGGGCGTGGGCGACAGCACGAGCAGCGGAGGGCGCACCTGCCCCCGGTGCGCCACGCCCTCCATCACCTCACGCCCCACGGGGATGAGCGCCGGGCGCTCGAGGTACTGACCTTTGAGGACCATAGAGCGCGCGAGTTTAACGCGGTGTGACGCCCCGGCGCATTCCTCGCGGCCTCCACTGCGCTGCTGTTAACCTCTGGAGAGACGACACCCCCCTGCCGAGGGAGAGGATTCCATGACCCGCGACGAAGCGCAGAAACTGGTGCAGGCGTACCTGCTGGCCCTCAAGCAACCCAGCGAGGGCCTCAATCCCCAGGGGTTTGGCGGCGCGGTGATCGGCGAGGCCCAGCTCTACTTCGAGTACCACGGCAAGACGCAGCAGTTGGAGGCGAGCGCCCTCGTCTACAAGTTCCGGGATCGCCCCAAGCCCGGCGTCATCGAGGGCTTCAGCGCCGAGGAGAAGGCGGGCACCGATACCGGCGGCGGCGTGGTGGACTACGAGCCGGAGAACAAGAGCCTGTTCCTCAGCCGCTCCTACGCCGCGGTGCCCCCGGTGGAGACCTTCCAGCAGCACATGGACCAGCTCATGAAGGCCAGCCTCCACTGGAGCACCGAGGTGATCGAGCGCGTGGCCTCGCGCGTGTTCAAGAACTGAGGCCCGTGGGCGTCCGCCCCCGGGCCGCCCCTCACACGGACGCCATCACGTAGAACTTCAGGTATTTGCCCTCCGGGAACTGCAACCGGATGGGGTGATCGGGCGGCTGGTAGCGCTCCTCCACCAGGGCGAGATCCACCCCCGCCTTGAAGGCCGCCTCCTTCACCGCGCCCAGGAAGTCGTCCGGGCTCACGCGCGCCGAGCACGAGGCTGTCGCCAGCAGGCCTCCGGGCCGCAACAGTCCCAGCGCCTGGCGGTTGAGCGAGGCATACCCGTCGATCGCCGCCTGCACCGCCTTCTGGCTCTTCGCGAACGCGGGCGGGTCCAGGATGATGAGATCGAACGTGCGGCCCTCCTCGCGGAAGGACGCCAGGAGCTTGAACACGTCCGCCGCCAGGAAGTCGTACTTCTCCGCCGGCAGGCCGTTGCGCGTGAAGTTCTCGCGCGCCAGGGCGATGGCCTCCGGATCCAGATCCACCGAGAACACGCTCTTCGCCCCGCCCAGGGCCGCGTTCACCGAGAAGCCTCCGCTGAAGCAGAAGCAGTTGAGCACGTCGCGGCCCTCGGCCAGCCGCCGGATGAGGTAGCGGTTCTCGCGCTGATCCAGGAAGAAGCCCGTCTTCTGCCCCTTCCAGGCGTCCACGAGGAACGTCGCCCCGCGCTCGCGGATGGTGAGCAGCTCCGGCGCCTTCTCGCCCCAGAGCATCCGCCCCGCGCCCCGGCCCTCGTCGTCCTCCACGTCGTCCCGGCCCACCTCGTCCCGGCCGATGATGCCCTGGAGCTCGGGCACCGCCGCCTTGAGCGCCTCGACGATGAGCCCCCGGTAGGGCGTGAGGCCCGCCGAGTACAGCTTGAGCACCGCGTAGCGGCCATACAGGTCCACGATCACGCCCGGCAGCCCATCCCCCTCGCCGTGCAGGAGCCGGAAGCTGTCCGTGTCCTTCAAGTCGATGAGCGAGCGCCGCTCGGCGAGCGCCTGCTTCACGCGCTGGGCGAAGAAGGCCGCGTCGATGGCCTGACGGGGGTTGCGCGTGAGCACCCGCACGGCGATGGCCGAGTGCGGATCGAAGTAGCCGCGCGCCACGAACTTCCCGTTCTCCGCCAGATCCACCACGCTGCCCGGAGGAATCTTCGGCACCTGGGCGAGCGCCTTGCGGAACACCCACGGGTGCCCCGCGCGCAGGTGACGGCCCAGCCCCGGTGCGAGCTCCAACTTCACGACATTCACGGTGCAACTCCTCTTCTGACTCCCCGGGAAGCGAGCAGGGCGCGCACGAGCTCCTCGAAGCCCCTGCCCTCCTCCGCCCGGGTGATGAAGGCCGGCGGCGTGTCGATGCGCTCGAGCACCCGCCGCACGTTGGCCACCCCGACACTCAGGGCGAACTCCCCGAACATCGGAGCGTCATTGAAACTATCCCCCACGTACACGAAGCGGGGCTCGCCCGGCACGGGTGTCACCCCCCAGGCGAGCTTCAGGAAGCGGCGCACCGCGGAGCGCTTGTCGAAGCGGCCCAGCCAGCAGTTGATGTGCACCGACGAGCGCACCGCCGTCACGCCCCGCGCGCGCAGCAGGGCTTCCAGACGCTCGGCTCCCGCCTCGCCCAGCCGCGCCTCCTCGTTCCAGTCCACCGCCAGGTCCACCTCGGTGTAGGCGCTGTCCACGGACAGCCGCGCGCCCGGCACCTGCCGCAGCACCGCCGCCACCTCGGCCTGGAGCCGCTCGCGGTTGGGCCCCCGGACACGCGGGGACTCCGCGTACACCTTGCGCAGCCGTCCCCCCGCGCCGCGCAGGAAGAACAGGCCACCGTTCTCCGCGATGACGCCCTCCACCGGCAGCGTGCGGGCCCAGGCCTCGCCCCAGCCCGCCGGCCGGCCCGTCACCAGCACCACCTTGAAGCCCGCGTCCGAGAGACGCTCGAGGGCGCGAATGGTGGTGGAGCGCAACCGATGCGCGGTGGTGAGGGTGCCATCGACATCGGTGAAGACACCCTCCACTCGGGAGAGGTCCGCTTCACGCAGGGGACGGGGAGTGGCCATACGGTCCGCCGCACCTACACCCTTCCCGGCCCGGCGGGAAGGCCCGCACGAACGAAACCCCCGGGAGGCGGGGCCTCCCAGGGGTTCGTCTTCAGCTCAAGTGCTCGTGAGGGACTAGTAGCTGCCCGTCAGCGTCACACCCGAGAAGGTGCTGTAGGCGCGCACCGAGATGTAGAACGTCGTGGCCGCGGTCTTCGCCGGCAGCTCGCACGTCTCGCTGTTGCCGGACTTGTACGGACGGCAGTCGTAGGTGGTCGTGGTCGGAGCCGCACCAGCGCGCACGTAGAGGTCCGCGTCACCCGTGCCACCGGAGATGGCGAAGGTGGAGGCCTTGCCGGCCGGCACGGCCAGGGTGTAGCTCAGCGAGGCGCCGGTGGACGCGGCCAGGCCCGTCTGGTTGAGGTAGACGGTCTGCGGAGGAGCCGCGACGCCCACGCCCACCGCCGTCAGGGAGGCCGTCACCGCGGCCACTTCAGCCGAGCCCGCGCCGTAGAGCGCCGCAGCGGCCTGCTCGAGGTAGGTCCTCGCCTGCGAGTAGTTGGTGGAGGCGGTGAAGTAGTCGACGTTGGCCTTGTAGTAGATGGCGCCGGCCTTCTGCACGCCGATGGCCGGGACGACCGTGGTGGACTTGCCGCGCGGGTGCGTGCCGCCCTTGGAGAGCAGCGTGAAGGCCAGGTTGGCCACGCCCGAGCTGTAGTGCACGTCGACGTTCTTCGTGCTGGTGGTCCAGAAGTCGTGCGACGCGCCGTCCTTGGCCGGGTCGTACATGTAGCGGAGCGCGTCGTTCGGCGTGGCCGGGGTCCAGATGTCGTCGCCCACCATGAACACCGCGTTGGTGGTCGCCCAGGTGCCCGAGTCGTAGCTCTCGCAGTAGGCGCCGAAGATGTCGCTCATCGCCTCGTTGAGGCCGCCGGACTCACCCGAGTAGGTCAGGTTGGACTCGCGCTCGGTCACCGCGTGGGTGAGCTCGTGCGTGGTCACGTCCGCGGACAGGCCGAGCTGGGTCGAGTTCACGCCGTCGCCATCGCCGTACACCATCTGGGTGCCGTCCCAGTACGCGTTCACGTAGTTGCGGCTGTAGTGAACGGTGCTGATGAGCGTGGCGCCCGCGTTGTCGAACGAGTCGCGGCCGAAGTTGTTCTTGTAGCAGTTGTAGGTGCCACCCAGCTTGTCGTAGTTGACGTCGACGTGGGTGTCGCCCGTGGCCGCCTGGCCCTCGGAGCGCTTGAGCGTGCCCGGGGTGGAGCTGCCGTTGTTGGCCGAGTACACCTTGCGGTTGAGCGCCGTGTGGATCTTCGCGTGACGCGCCACGATGGAGCCATCCAGGGCGCTCACGTAGACGGCGTCCTTGATGGGCAGGTCGAGGCCCTCGCCGCTCACGATGGCCTCATAGGCCAGCTGGAGCTTGGCGTCCGTGGAGGGACGCACGTACACCAGGCGCACGCCGTCGATCTGCAGGTGACGGCCGGTGGTGCTGTCCAGGGCGGCCACCTTCGCGGCCTCCTCGGAGATGCTCGGGCGGGCGGGGGCGATCTCACCGTCACGCGCCGTGCCGTTGGCCGCGATGATGGTGTTGTCCTGGCCGACGTGGATGACCATCTCATCGTTGACCACGGGCAGGCCGTTCTTCGTCTGGCCGAAGCGGATGTGGGTCACGCCCTTCTCATCCGTGCGCGAGCGCTTGGCGACCAGGTCCGCCGCGTTCAGGCGGAACGCCGCGGCGATGCCGGGCAGCGCCTTGCTCACGCGGTTGCCAGAGCCCAGGGCCAGACCCTGGACCTCGTCGGCCTTGCCCAGCCGGCCGGTGATCATGAAGGGGATGCCGTTGGCCTCCTGGCCAGCGATCTGCGCCGAGGGAAGCGCCGCGAGCGCGGCCTGGATGTCGGCGAGGGAATCGGTGGCCTCATCGAACTTCTGTTCACCCTCGGGCAGCTGGGTGTTGTCGACCTCGCAGGCGGCGAGGGGAAGGGCAAGCAACGCAGCAGCAAGGAAGCGAATACGAGTCACTGGGGGGACTCCTCCTGGGCGACGGCGGGGATGCCGTCACACGCCCTTCTCCATGAGCAGGAACCGGGCCAACCGCCAAAGCCTGGGAATGACAGTCTTGTGAACTCTCCAGGCGAGTCCCTGTGGAGCGTGAATGTCACGCCTTTTCCGCACCGCGTCGTAAAACCTTCTTACACCTCGAAAAAAAAGCCCAGTCATTCAGGGGGATTAGCGCCCCTCCATTTTGGGTGTCCGAATCCACTACAGTCTGTCCTGAATCAGGACACCCCCCTCCGGACACACGTTCCCAGGCCCCTCGTACAGGCGGTATACACAATTGAATCCGTGGTGGAAATATTCGTGCGCCAACCGTCCCCGGGCTTCGGGCGGCGTCCGGGCCTAGAGGACGTCCAGGCCGGCCAGGAGCGACTGGAGGGATTCGATCGTGGTGCGCAGCTCGGGGACGGACAGCTGGGCGAGCTGCGTCTTGCGCGCCTTGCGCAGGAAGGCGTCGAGCGAGGGATCCCGTCCATAGAGGGATTGGGCGCTGGCGGCGGCCTCGGCCACGGTGCGTGCCGCCGCGGCGGGCTCCGTGCCCAACAACCCCACGGCCCGCTCCAGCCGCACGCCGCACCCCGCCCACACCTCGCGGTCATGGGCGATGAGCATCTGGCGCTTGTTCACGCTGGAGAGCGAGCGCACGAAGCCCTCCAGCTCCTCCACCAGTGACAGCAGCTCCTGCTTGAGCAGCGACGCCTGGATGGCGAGCCTGCCCACCCGGCCGCGCAGCTCGATGATCTGCCGCTTGTCCTGGGCGCGCAGGTGGCGGTAGGCCACGGTGCGCCCGAACGCATCCAGCTCGGTCTGCAGCTGCTGGGCGTTCCACTGTACGTCCTCGGGCTCGGCCTCGCGCACCCGGCCCAGCCGCGCCGCGACGATGCGCGACAGGTCCGCGACGATCGCCCGCACCATCACCGACGCCTGCACCTCCGCCTCGTGCCCGGGCACCACCTGCTGCCGCGTCACCGGCCCGAAGGCACTGGCCGACTCGAAGACGAGGTTGCCAATCTGCTCGCGGAAGCGCTCGCGCAGCCGCTGGATCTCCGCCAGCAGCGTCCACCGGTCCGACACGACCGCGGGGTTGCGCATCGCCTCGCCGAGCTGGGTGACGCCCTGGGCGAGCTGTTGCATCCAGCCCTGGAGCAGCTCGGTGGCGTCCCTGGCGCGCCGGGCCTCCACGCTGGCCTGCAGGGGCACGTTCCCACCCGAGGCGCTCGCCGCCGACCGCGCCGCGCACTGCTCGCGGATGACGTTGAGCAGCCGGTTGACGTCCATCACCGTGTCCCGGATGACGGGCGCCATCTCCTCCCACAGCGAGAGGTCCGGACTGTCCTCCACGCTGGCCGTCTCGTACTTCAGCAGATCCAGATCGCTCAGGCGCAGGATGGCCTGGCCCGCGGCCGCGTACACCTCGCGCATGCGTTGGGCGAAAGCCTGATCCGAGAGGGAGTGCAGGAGCTCTTCGAGTCGGGGGGACAGCGCGGGCGGGGGCGAGGTATCGGCGGACACGGCGCCCCCCACTCTACTCGACTTCGGCGGGGGTGCGATCTATGCATTCGCGCGCATGCTCCAGGTCCTGCTGCTGAACGAAGGTCGCGTCCTCACCGGAGGCGAGGAGTTGCTCGAGCAGCCGGGGCGCAAGTGGATCGACGTCCTCCAACCCACCGAGGAGGTGATGGCGCGGCTGGGTGATCGCTACGGCCTGCACCGGCTGGCCATCGAGGACTGTCTGCACCTGGACCAGCGGCCCAAGCTGGAGGAGTACCCGAACCATCAGTTCATCGTGCTCCAGGGGTTCACCGCGCTCGCGGACGACGTGTGCCACCTGACGCTGCACGAGCACCACTTCTTCCTCGGCGCGGACTGGATCATCACCGTGCACGAGCTGCCCTTTCCGGGCCTGGAGACGGTGGGCCAGCGCGTCCGCGCCGATCCCGAGGCGACGCTGGGCCGCGGCGTGGACATGCTGCTCTACCTGTTCGCGGACGCGCTGGTGGACGGCAACTTCCCCATCCTCGATCGCTTCAACGACGAGCTGGAGGACCTGGAGTCCGCGGTCTTCGAGAACCCCCAGCCGGAGCAGCTCCAGCGGGTCTTCGCGATGAAGCGTGCCCTGGTGTCGCTGCGCCGGGTGCTCTCGCCCCAACGCGACGTGGTGGGTCTGCTCGTGCGGCGGGGCATCCCCAACGTGAGCGAGCGCACGGTGCTCTACTTCCGCGACGTGTACGATCACCTGGTGCGGCTGTACGAGCAGATCGACTCCGGGAGGGATCTGCTGGGCAACGTGATGGACGGCTACCTGTCCATGGTGGCCAACCGCACCAACGACATCACCAAGCAGCTCACCATCTTCTCCACCATCTTCCTGCCCCTGTCCTTCATCACGGGCTTCTTCGGACAGAACTTCGAGCTGCTGTCCCACTGGGGCTTCTTCTGGCTGATGCTGCTGTCCGTGGCCGGCCTGCCCCTGGGGCTCATGTTCTGGTTCAGGAGCAAGCGCTGGCTGTAAACCCCTCTCTTCCCGGGAGCACCCATGCCCACCCTCACCGTCGATGGCGTCCCCCTGTACTACCGCGACGAGGGCCGCGGACCGCCCGTGCTGCTCTTCCACGCGTTTCCCCTGCACGCGGACGCCTTCGCCCCCCAGGTGAAGGCCCTGTCCCACCGCTACCGCTTCATCCTGCCGGACACGCGGGGGCTCGGACGGAGCGCGCCGGGCGAGGGGCCCACGGAGATGTCGCGCATCGCGCGGGATGGCCTGGCGATCCTCGACGCGCTGGGCGTGGAGTCGGCGGTGGTGGGCGGCGTGTCCATGGGCGGCTATGCCAGCATGGCCCTCTTGCGCGAGGACGCGGGCCGCGTCCGGGGGCTCGTGCTCGTGGACACCCAGGCGGGGGCGGACGACGAGGCGGGGCGCGCGCGCCGGGAAGCCGCGGCCCAGGAGGCCCTGCGCGAGGGCCCCGAGGCGAGCGTGCGCGCGATGCTGCCGCGTCTGGTGGCCGCGGGCCCGGACTCGGACGTGGGGCGCGAGGTGGCGGCGCTCATGCGCGCGGCCACGCCCGAGGGCCTCGCCGCGGCCCAGCGGGGCATGGCCCTGCGCCCGGACAGCAAGGACATCCTCGCGCGCTACGCCGGCCCCGCCCTCGTGGTGGTGGGAGAGAAGGACGCCCTCACCCCACCGGACAAGGCCCGGCAGATGGCGGACCTCATCTCCGGCGCGCGGCTGGAAATCATCCCGGACGCGGGGCACCTGACCAACCAGGAGCGGCCCGAGGCCTTCAACGCCGTGCTCGAGCGCTTCCTGGCGGAGCTGTGAACGCCGGACTCACGGCGCGCAGTTGACGAGCGCGTCGTCCATGGAGCACGTGCCGCACGTCCGGGTGCGCACCAGCGTGCCCATGCGGCACTCGAGCACGGCCTTGCCATCCTCCGTACACAACCCCCGGCCCTCGGCGGTGAGCGCGCACGCATCCCCCTCGACGCTGCCGTGCATGTCACACA
Above is a window of Cystobacter fuscus DNA encoding:
- a CDS encoding alpha/beta fold hydrolase, with amino-acid sequence MPTLTVDGVPLYYRDEGRGPPVLLFHAFPLHADAFAPQVKALSHRYRFILPDTRGLGRSAPGEGPTEMSRIARDGLAILDALGVESAVVGGVSMGGYASMALLREDAGRVRGLVLVDTQAGADDEAGRARREAAAQEALREGPEASVRAMLPRLVAAGPDSDVGREVAALMRAATPEGLAAAQRGMALRPDSKDILARYAGPALVVVGEKDALTPPDKARQMADLISGARLEIIPDAGHLTNQERPEAFNAVLERFLAEL
- a CDS encoding HAD-IIB family hydrolase; its protein translation is MATPRPLREADLSRVEGVFTDVDGTLTTAHRLRSTTIRALERLSDAGFKVVLVTGRPAGWGEAWARTLPVEGVIAENGGLFFLRGAGGRLRKVYAESPRVRGPNRERLQAEVAAVLRQVPGARLSVDSAYTEVDLAVDWNEEARLGEAGAERLEALLRARGVTAVRSSVHINCWLGRFDKRSAVRRFLKLAWGVTPVPGEPRFVYVGDSFNDAPMFGEFALSVGVANVRRVLERIDTPPAFITRAEEGRGFEELVRALLASRGVRRGVAP
- a CDS encoding M4 family metallopeptidase → MTRIRFLAAALLALPLAACEVDNTQLPEGEQKFDEATDSLADIQAALAALPSAQIAGQEANGIPFMITGRLGKADEVQGLALGSGNRVSKALPGIAAAFRLNAADLVAKRSRTDEKGVTHIRFGQTKNGLPVVNDEMVIHVGQDNTIIAANGTARDGEIAPARPSISEEAAKVAALDSTTGRHLQIDGVRLVYVRPSTDAKLQLAYEAIVSGEGLDLPIKDAVYVSALDGSIVARHAKIHTALNRKVYSANNGSSTPGTLKRSEGQAATGDTHVDVNYDKLGGTYNCYKNNFGRDSFDNAGATLISTVHYSRNYVNAYWDGTQMVYGDGDGVNSTQLGLSADVTTHELTHAVTERESNLTYSGESGGLNEAMSDIFGAYCESYDSGTWATTNAVFMVGDDIWTPATPNDALRYMYDPAKDGASHDFWTTSTKNVDVHYSSGVANLAFTLLSKGGTHPRGKSTTVVPAIGVQKAGAIYYKANVDYFTASTNYSQARTYLEQAAAALYGAGSAEVAAVTASLTAVGVGVAAPPQTVYLNQTGLAASTGASLSYTLAVPAGKASTFAISGGTGDADLYVRAGAAPTTTTYDCRPYKSGNSETCELPAKTAATTFYISVRAYSTFSGVTLTGSY
- the corA gene encoding magnesium/cobalt transporter CorA, with protein sequence MLQVLLLNEGRVLTGGEELLEQPGRKWIDVLQPTEEVMARLGDRYGLHRLAIEDCLHLDQRPKLEEYPNHQFIVLQGFTALADDVCHLTLHEHHFFLGADWIITVHELPFPGLETVGQRVRADPEATLGRGVDMLLYLFADALVDGNFPILDRFNDELEDLESAVFENPQPEQLQRVFAMKRALVSLRRVLSPQRDVVGLLVRRGIPNVSERTVLYFRDVYDHLVRLYEQIDSGRDLLGNVMDGYLSMVANRTNDITKQLTIFSTIFLPLSFITGFFGQNFELLSHWGFFWLMLLSVAGLPLGLMFWFRSKRWL